DNA from Acidobacteriota bacterium:
CGAACCGGTCCTCCAAACCCTTGACCAGCTCGGAGGCTTCCAGCAACGTCAACTGTTGAATCTCGTCGAGCAACTTCTGAATCTTCTCCGTCATCGAGTCCTCCTCTTGCACGGTAACGAATTTCTACTCTGGAAATTTCTTTTCCTTGCCGGCCTCTTCCATCACCACGGCCAGGTTTCTGGGTACCGCCTGAACCACGCTGGCCAATCTCTGGGCTCCCGTGTTGAGAAGAAACATCAACTTGGAGATCAGCTCCTCTTTGCTCGGCAAACTGGCGATATGGTTCAAATCAGCCAGATCGATGACCCGGCCTTCCACCACGCCCGCCTTGAATACCAGGCGGGGGTGAGCCTTGGCGTAGGTCGTGATCGCTTTGGCCAGGGCCACGGGGTCTTCCGCGTTGTAGGCAACCGCGCTGGAGCCCGTGAACTGGTCCTTGATGGGCTCCAGGGCCGTCCCCTCGGCAGCTCGCTTGGCCAGCGTGTTCTTGACTACCCGGTACCGGGAACCGGCAGCGCGAATGGCTCGGCGCAATTCCGTGTCCTGCCCCACGGTCAGTCCCTGAAAGCCTGCCAGCAGCAGGTTCCTGGCATCGCCGAACTCCTTCCGCAGGTCTCCGATTTCCTTTTCCTTGTCGTCACGACGCACGGTTGAATCCTCCGAAAGGGTTACTTGTCCAGCGAGGTCAGTTCCACGGAAATCCCCGGACCCATGCTTGAGCACACGAAAACGCTACGCAGGTACCTGCCTTTGGCCGCGGACGGCTTTGCCTTGATCACGGATTCGATCAGTGTCCGGGCATTTTCCAGGAGCTGATCGCCGTCAAAGGACACCTTACCCAGGGGCGTGTGGATTATGGCCGTCTTGTCGACCCGAAACTCGACTTTTCCAGCTTTTATTTCCTTCACGGCGCTGCCCACGTCAAAGGTAACGGTTCCCGTCTTGGGATTTGGCATCAAACCCTTGGGTCCCAAAATCCTGCCAAGCCTTCCCAGAAATTTCATCATGTCGGGGGTAGCCACCAGCGCCTCGAAGTCCAGCCAGCCACTCTGAATCCTGCCCACCAATTCTTCGCCCCCAACGTGCTCGGCACCGGCTTGTTCGGCTTCCTTCTGCTTCTCCCCGCTGGCGATCACACAGACCTTCTTGGTCTTCCCCAAACCGTGGGGCAAGACCACCGTTCCACGCACCATCTGATCGGCGTGCCTGGGGTCGACTCCCAGGCGCATGGAGATTTCAACCGTCTCGTCAAACTTGGCGGAGGACAGCTTCTGCACCAGCGGAAGAGCCGCCTGCAGAGGATAGGCCTGCCCTTGAATCTCCTCCCTGGCCCGGGCCATGCGCTTGCTCGTCTTCACCATTGGGACTCCTCAGTTATCCACCTCGATCCCCATGCTGCGGGCCGTTCCCTTCACGATGGCGACCGCCCCAGCCAGGTCATGGGCATTGAGATCCGGCATCTTTTGCTTGGCTATTTCTTCCACTTGCTCCGCGGTGACCCTGCCCACCTTGTTCCGGTTGGGAGCGCCGGACCCCTTGGCAATTCCGGCCAGGCGTTTCAGAAGCACGGCTGCCGGCGGAGTCTTGGTAATAAACGAAAAGGAGCGATCCGCAAACACCGTGATCACCACGGGAATGATGAGTCCCTCCTGATCCTTGTTGGAGGTTTTGGCATTGAAGGCCTTGCAGAAGTCCATGATGTTGACTCCGTGCTGGCCCAATGCCGGACCCACCGGCGGAGCCGGAGTCGCCTTGGCGGCAGGAATCTGCAGCTTGATGTTTCCGATTACCTTTTTTGCCATCAAGTCCTCCGACGGCGGCCGACGCCGTCCCCGATCGGACTGTGTTCCCGCAACCGGGAACAGCCCCTGGGTGAGAAATGCCTGCTAAGACTTCTCGACCTGCAGGTAATCCAGTTCCACCGGTGTCTGGCGTCCGAAGATGGTGACATTGACCTTGAGCGTGTTCCTGTCCTCGTTCAACTCCTCCACCGTTCCGGTGAAGTTGCTGAAGGGCCCATCGATGATCTTGACTGTCTCGCCGTGCTCAAAGGTCAACTCGACTTTGGGTTTCTCCGCCGTTGCTTCGGCGTGGTAGATGATCTGGTCGACTTCCTGCTGGCTCAGCGGCGAAGGAATCTGTCCCGAACCGACAAAACCGGTGACCCTGGGAGTATTCTTGACGACATGCCAGGCCTGATCGGTCATTTCCATTTCAACCAGCACGTAACCTGGAAAGGTTATCTTTTTGCTGGTGACACGCTTGCCGCCCTTCATTTCGACGACGTCCTCCTCCGGAACCAGAGGCTCGCCGAACTCTTCCTGCATGCCGAAGGCTTCAACCCGGCTCTTCAGACTTTCGGCCACCTTGCGCTCAAATCCGGAATAAGTGTGAATGATGTACCACTGCTTGGCCATTCCAGATGCCTCCTGAAGAGCTGGCCCTTTCCGAAAGACTCAAACGCAACAACCACTACCGGCCGGCCAACCAGCCATACAAGCCCTGAACCCCATACTGCAGGATGGTATCGACCAGGCCCAG
Protein-coding regions in this window:
- the rplJ gene encoding 50S ribosomal protein L10, yielding MRRDDKEKEIGDLRKEFGDARNLLLAGFQGLTVGQDTELRRAIRAAGSRYRVVKNTLAKRAAEGTALEPIKDQFTGSSAVAYNAEDPVALAKAITTYAKAHPRLVFKAGVVEGRVIDLADLNHIASLPSKEELISKLMFLLNTGAQRLASVVQAVPRNLAVVMEEAGKEKKFPE
- the rplA gene encoding 50S ribosomal protein L1; the encoded protein is MARAREEIQGQAYPLQAALPLVQKLSSAKFDETVEISMRLGVDPRHADQMVRGTVVLPHGLGKTKKVCVIASGEKQKEAEQAGAEHVGGEELVGRIQSGWLDFEALVATPDMMKFLGRLGRILGPKGLMPNPKTGTVTFDVGSAVKEIKAGKVEFRVDKTAIIHTPLGKVSFDGDQLLENARTLIESVIKAKPSAAKGRYLRSVFVCSSMGPGISVELTSLDK
- the rplK gene encoding 50S ribosomal protein L11, with translation MAKKVIGNIKLQIPAAKATPAPPVGPALGQHGVNIMDFCKAFNAKTSNKDQEGLIIPVVITVFADRSFSFITKTPPAAVLLKRLAGIAKGSGAPNRNKVGRVTAEQVEEIAKQKMPDLNAHDLAGAVAIVKGTARSMGIEVDN
- the nusG gene encoding transcription termination/antitermination protein NusG, with the protein product MAKQWYIIHTYSGFERKVAESLKSRVEAFGMQEEFGEPLVPEEDVVEMKGGKRVTSKKITFPGYVLVEMEMTDQAWHVVKNTPRVTGFVGSGQIPSPLSQQEVDQIIYHAEATAEKPKVELTFEHGETVKIIDGPFSNFTGTVEELNEDRNTLKVNVTIFGRQTPVELDYLQVEKS